In the Phycisphaerae bacterium genome, one interval contains:
- a CDS encoding cupin domain-containing protein, with product MGITFYHQCKPYELDRGVVFRDMQTRATGTGVLSVGTATFDPGRYLPCHRHNCEEVIVILEGDAFVDVAGQRTPLKVYDSTHVPQGIPHRFVNASRTQHLTILWVYSVLDVERLVTDYTECMGAAPPEPGEDGYIAVRPRQLADLSHDELVARITTEVIAALRSHGMNKSEPLPGAPPHFDAEER from the coding sequence GGCGTCGTGTTTCGTGACATGCAGACCAGGGCGACGGGCACCGGCGTCCTGAGCGTCGGGACGGCCACCTTCGATCCCGGTCGGTACCTGCCGTGCCATCGGCACAATTGCGAGGAGGTCATCGTAATCCTGGAGGGCGACGCGTTCGTGGATGTCGCCGGGCAACGCACGCCCCTGAAAGTGTACGACAGCACCCACGTGCCCCAAGGCATCCCTCATCGCTTTGTCAACGCCTCCAGAACGCAACACCTGACCATCCTCTGGGTCTATAGCGTGCTTGACGTGGAACGGTTGGTCACCGATTACACGGAATGCATGGGAGCCGCTCCTCCCGAACCGGGCGAGGACGGCTACATCGCCGTGCGACCCCGGCAACTGGCCGATCTGTCGCACGACGAACTGGTCGCTCGGATCACAACTGAGGTGATCGCCGCCCTGCGATCCCACGGGATGAACAAGTCAGAACCACTACCGGGCGCCCCACCTCATTTTGACGCGGAGGAGCGATGA